In the Alistipes provencensis genome, TTGGCGCAGCCCATCTCGATGCCCTTCTTCAGGAAGTCCACGTTCGTAACGAACAGGTCGTCACCCACGAGCTGGCACTTGTCGCCCAGTTCGGCGGTCAGCATCTGCCAGCCTTCCCAGTCGTTCTCCGACATACCGTCCTCGATCGAGTCGATGGGATATTTGGCAACGAGGCCCTTCAGGTACTCGACCTGCTCCTTCGACGAACGCTTGGCGCCCTTGGCACCCTCGAACTTGGTGTAGTCGTAAACGCCGTCCTTGAAGAACTCCGACGAAGCGCAGTCCATGCCGATCGACACGTCGCCGCCCTCGCACTTGCGGCCGGGCTTGTAACCCGCCATCTTGATAGCCTCGATGATCGACTCGATGGCGTCCTCCGTGCCGTTGAGCGCGGGAGCGAAACCACCCTCGTCGCCTACGGCCGTCGAGAGGTTGCGGTTGTGGAGCACCTTCTTGAGGTTGTGGAACACCTCGGCGCCCATGCGGATACCCTCCTTGAACGAAACGGCACCTACGGGACGGATCATGAACTCCTGAAATGCGATCGGGGCGTCCGAGTGCGAACCGCCGTTGATGATGTTCATCATCGGAACGGGCAGCGTCTTGGCGTTCGCACCGCCGATATAACGATAGAGGGGCATGCCGAAATAGTCAGCGGCAGCGCGGGCTACGGCCAGCGACACGCCGAGGATGGCGTTGGCGCCCAGCTTCGACTTGGTGGGGGTGCCGTCGAGGGCGATCATGGCCTTGTCAATGCCTACCTGATCGGCAACGTTCATGCCGATGACGGCCGGGGCGATCACCTCGTTGACATTCTTCACAGCGTTCAGCACGCCCTTGCCCAGATAACGGCTCTTGTCGCCGTCACGGAGCTCGAGAGCCTCGTTCTCGCCCGTCGATGCGCCGCTCGGAACGGCAGCGCGGCCGAATGCGCCCGATACGGTCCGTACTTCGACCTCAATGGTCGGATTGCCTCGCGAGTCGAGGATCTCCCTTGCATGAATCTCTACAATCTGCATAGTTGTAATGGTTTAATAATATGTGTTTGAAATACTAACTTCCTAAAACGGCACCGCAAAGGTAACACAAGCCGGGCGCAATGACAAATTTATTCGGCATTGCCGGGGCGCAGTCTGCCTAAGCCGGGATTTCCCGGCAAAGGTACAAAATAATTGCGAATTGCGGTTTCTTTATTGTTAATTTTTTCACGATTGCGGCACGCATCGTTCTGTTTCTCCTGCAAATATCGTATCTTTGCGCCGCAACTTACGCGCAAAACCATGTAAACGACCGTCATTCAATGCGAAAAGTTCTTTCGTTCTCGCTGTTCCTGATGCTGGGCCTCGTCGCCTCGCAACTGCTCCCCGGCGCGCTGGGCGCGACCTATCCGGGCTTCAAGGCCGCGACCGACACCCTGCTCTACGTCTGCCTTGGATTCATCATGATCAACGTCGGCCGGGAGTTCGAAATCGACAAGGCGCGCTGGCGCTCCTACACCGCCGATTATTTCATCGCCATGGCCACCGCAGCGCTCCCGTGGCTGCTCATCGCCCTCTACTACGTCTTCGTCCTGCTGCCTTCAGACCTTTGGGGAAGCTCCGAGGCGTGGAAAGAAAACCTGCTGCTGAGCCGTTTCGCCGCCCCGACCTCGGCGGGCATCCTCTTCACGATGCTCGCGGCGCTGCACCTGAAAAAGAGCTGGATATACCGCAAAATACAAGTGCTGGCGATTTTCGACGATCTGGACACCATCCTGCTGATGATCCCCCTGCAAATCCTGATGATCGGCCTCAAATGGCAGATGTTCGCCATCGTGGGCGTGGTGACCGTGCTGCTCGTCGCGGGCTGGCGGTGGCAGGCGACGTGGAACGTGAGGCAGGACTGGAAACGCATTCTGGGACTCGCCGTCGTGGTCTGCGCCCTGACGCAACTGCTCTATCTGGCGACGGCCCACTGGTACGGCCCCGAGAACAGCATCCACATCGAGGTGCTGCTCCCAGCCTTCGTGATCGGCATGCTGATGAAGCACCGCGAGCTCGACACCCCGACCGAACGCCGCGTTTCGACGGGCATCTCGTTC is a window encoding:
- the eno gene encoding phosphopyruvate hydratase, whose protein sequence is MQIVEIHAREILDSRGNPTIEVEVRTVSGAFGRAAVPSGASTGENEALELRDGDKSRYLGKGVLNAVKNVNEVIAPAVIGMNVADQVGIDKAMIALDGTPTKSKLGANAILGVSLAVARAAADYFGMPLYRYIGGANAKTLPVPMMNIINGGSHSDAPIAFQEFMIRPVGAVSFKEGIRMGAEVFHNLKKVLHNRNLSTAVGDEGGFAPALNGTEDAIESIIEAIKMAGYKPGRKCEGGDVSIGMDCASSEFFKDGVYDYTKFEGAKGAKRSSKEQVEYLKGLVAKYPIDSIEDGMSENDWEGWQMLTAELGDKCQLVGDDLFVTNVDFLKKGIEMGCANSILIKVNQIGTLTETLDAIEMAHRAGYTSVTSHRSGETEDSTIADIAVATNSGQIKTGSASRSDRMAKYNQLLRIEEELGDEAVYGYTKVYRK
- a CDS encoding cation:proton antiporter; amino-acid sequence: MRKVLSFSLFLMLGLVASQLLPGALGATYPGFKAATDTLLYVCLGFIMINVGREFEIDKARWRSYTADYFIAMATAALPWLLIALYYVFVLLPSDLWGSSEAWKENLLLSRFAAPTSAGILFTMLAALHLKKSWIYRKIQVLAIFDDLDTILLMIPLQILMIGLKWQMFAIVGVVTVLLVAGWRWQATWNVRQDWKRILGLAVVVCALTQLLYLATAHWYGPENSIHIEVLLPAFVIGMLMKHRELDTPTERRVSTGISFLFMLLVGLSMPLVTGTAASETAAAAGSVTAAQPMMPWGILLLHVVAVSALSNLGKLVPIFFYRDRQLSERLALSIGMFTRGEVGAGVIFIALGYSLGGPALIISVLTLVLNLILTGGFVVWVKRLALRSAAPEA